From Aspergillus luchuensis IFO 4308 DNA, chromosome 2, nearly complete sequence:
GTTTGGTCTTCAGTACATCAACCCTGTGTGtgtctgtctgtgtctgtggATACGGTTTGGACATTGTTTCGGTAATCCTTATACCGGTTCTCCAACCGTTGGTCGGGCAGAGAAATCATCAATTTAATTCAAATAAATTCAATCTCTTCCGGCTAGTCACATAACCGAGTATGTAGGTATACTGTGACTCCTCACAGACAAACGGGATGAGTGGGATGAGTAGGGTTCAAGGAGGATGATCGGATATACTGCAGCCTCCCTGgcattcccttctcctttccCAGAATCCCCCATGATGGACTTTTGATGCAGCCAGAGGGAATTGGAATGTGACACCTTCGTTTGGTTGAAAGGAGCGACTGGGTGCAACGGTGGTAGTGGGCCCGCTCCCAATGGCCGGGAGTGTTACATTTtacccatcctcctccccaccaatCACCGTCTCTCCCTCGGCaagttacttagtagtactcttactactatctactcactacttacttactagtatCTGATCGGTTTCTTATGCGGGTGTTTTACTTGCCATGGAAGTGCTTGGCCGAATTAATTCTAATCATCAGAGCACCATATCAATTTTAAATACCTCTAAGTAGGGGTACTACATTTCTACCTCAGTGAGAGAGACTGCGCATTCCTAAGATTCCGCCAAGGAACGGGACATGTGCTGAGACGCACAAAGTCAGGAAGGTAATCATCGATAACCACATCAAGAATAACAATCAGCAACAGTATCATCCATCTCCGCATTTCAGGAGTGATCGATCTCTATCGGCAAGGACAATTTTGACCAACTCGCTACTAGCCCGATCTGTTATCTAGTAGTACTCATGCGTTTCAGGGTCCTCCTCGCTACCACTCAGACAGGCCAAGGTTGGTGCAAGGGACCAAATGCCTGTCAAGATACCCAGGAGATTTTGATCCTGCAAGGGGCGCTATCCCCGCTAAATTTCCATTCTGATAGATGTCGGGGTGCTGTGCTGCCCTGATGCAATCAGTCATGACTCGGCAGCAGTGTCCAATCTGTAAATTTCATCTAATCATAGCATATACCAACTACTACTTGTATACGATGAGTCGGGCACCTTTCAGTTTCACTCCCACATAGCAGCCAGATGATAGGTGCTGCTGATACGGGCCAAGATACTCTCTGCCCACGTGGTTCTCATGACttcccaaccatccatcacccCCATATCTTCCACGGAGCATGATTTATGGCGTTCATGGCATGGCTGAACGCCATAAATTCAACCCCGTGTGTCTGTGGACCTACGTGGCCCACCAGAACACCAGACCTTGATCCTAACGATGCGAGCTTTGCTTATGGGAGAACCTCGACGACCACAAGTCCTGCCCAGGCAGGTCGTAACATcatggtcatcatcatcatcatctcctatACAAATGACGCCAAAGTCACTATAACACCTACTAAGAGGAAATCACACTCTCCCTCAGCCCACGTCACTACTACTTGCTCTCAAGCGAAGATACCTTGCTAGCAAGACAGAGCTACAATGATGAACCATTTGATACCGTGTCGACAGTATCCTCTGCCCCAGGACCCACAATCCTAGCACCATCTACCCATCTACAGTGAGCAGTCATGCAACCCAAGCCCCGGCAACGTGATCTACTCACTCACTAAAGATAACGCGGGTCGGGTACATATTTTCCATGACCTCGTATCGAATGAGCCAAGTCCAAGTAGTCCGGGTCATCCGAGAGGGGAACACCACTGACTGCTGCAACATTGTAAGACCAACAAGAGATGGCGACAccactcaccaccatcatcattatgaCTATCATCGATATAATGCTACTCACACCATGTCGGACTTATATTATACATTCAATGAGACTGTCGTGCTCAACTACCTGGTCCACCCAACTTTTAGCCTTgcactaccaccatcatccactccccATCTTGCATCACTGCCACTGTGTGACAATGGCTCGGTATTCGCGCTtactttctatttttctgttgggagagaggggatgggggtttaGAGAACTGCTGGTAGTGACGTGGTTCCTATCCTCATTTTCTCTTTGATCCATGTGTTTGTGATGGCTTCATTTCCAATGGCAGTAGTCCccagtaaataataatctcaTCATAGTTCTGTCATAGGGGACCCCTCAGTACttaagtatatattcctATGGGATTGCTGTGCGGTGTGCTTGCACTCTCTATTAGTACTAAATTCTATCAGTATCCATCTAAACAGCGCTCATTATATTCATATTACTAGTAGAAGGATAATGGCACGAATAAATTCTCcaagaaaattatttaagatatactTGACAAAGGTGGTCTGAACAGTGGTGGTATAGGACCGTACCGAAGCTAAATCCCCAGTTTAGATCTGTGCTCGGGGATCGAGAATAATATCGacatgaagatgagagagagattgACAGCGGCCATGTGTAGATTGACATTTGCTTACTTGTGTAGAGTTTTAGTATAGTTTCAGGCTCCAGCGGGAGGCGTTCGTTCCTGCCTCATCATGACATCACCCCCAGTTGTGAAATAAGTGTGCATACTAGCAAGTCCATCGTATATTTCACTCAGGTatactcttttcttttgtaaCAGCcgcatttcttttttcctcgAGCACACCCAGTAATTTACATACTGCTATAAACACTGAAACCACTTCTCGCATCATGCCGACGAGAAGAGTTCAAGACAAGACGGGAGAACAGATCAACGAAGGAGACTACGTGTATACAAGGTATCGTGGAGGAACCCACGAGGGAGAAGTAAGCCTACCGTTCCCCATCTCGGTGCCATTGTCGTTGTTGAACGGCTTATGTTAGCTTCGCAATTCAGTAATTAGTCTTCGCACACGGCTAACTGAACCAACCCAGGTTGACAAGGTCGTTACGGACGAGGCTGAAGCacatgaagaagaggtagCCAATCCACCCAAAGTAAGCAAGTCCCCGCAGACCAGACTCGAGGCATCGAGCACATGCGGCTGACGGTCCTTTTTCACCCCTCTCAAAGGTCATCTTTCACGATCAGCATGGACATCGTGTAGCACATAATCCGAAGACTTTGGATAAGACGGAATgaagtgggatgatgatgtcgggGCGGAGCCACGGAGGTCTGAGGTGTTTGTGAAATAATGAAGCCATTAAGAATCCAACAATCACTAATGGATCGAAAATCTCTTGGAAAATACTGGAGTGATGACagctgggtgttgttggcttTGTGGTGGTTGCACTTGTGGTCCTCCCCCCGGACTGCACTGCAATGTAGATGACTCGAGCCTGGGGTACTGTCACAGTGCTTTGGGTTCCCAGTAGCGATAGTATATCCGGGGAACATGGGCGCCGGTTGGGATCTCAATCGCTCTTTCCATCCTTTCTCAACCACCTGCTTCCAAGCTTGATCTTTCAAAGGCCCTGGAGCAATGGcacatcagcatcagccagCCACTATTGCTTAAACCGACCAAAAGTACCGGTCCAAGAAGCCACTGAGCTGTTCATACGTCGCAAACATGGTCATTtgaccatcatcttcacgtTCCCGTTGCCCGTCACTGATTTCCTCCGACTGGAAATAGAGTGGCGACAGGGAGATCAAGTGAACCGCTGCAGACGTTGTGCTTTGGACCAATTGTATGACAGATACCTGCTGATTAGCTTCATACACCATACCTCTTAAATCAATTCACGATGCCTTGTGCAGGCTCGGAGTTAGTGGCAAAGCATAAAAGTTGTCTTAGTTTCCCGATATCTCACGGGTGGCCCGCGGAGTGGGAGACCGACCATTTGAAGGTCAGACAGAATGCTGACCCTCGAGTGATAATGCAACTATTCTCAGCAAGACGCATCCAATCGCTCCATTATTCAGTAACCATGGGCTTGCGATTCTGATGTCTGGATCGCGACTGGATCTTGGCTCTCTCCAGGTCAAGACCGCAAATCAATGACGAAGGAGTATATCAGCATATGAGACCGAGGCCTGTCAGAAAATTCGGAACACTCTGTGCTGTCAGATACGAGGCACACTTTTGCTGGCTATATCCGTCAGCAGTTCCTCTCTGCCCGGTAGGCGCATTCATCGCGGGTGCACCTCTCAACTCTCTATCGTGTATCACTGAACCTGCATAACATGCGGCTGTCTGCCCTAGCTAGACATATCCTTCATGGGGTACTCTTGAGCCCCGTATGCCTCTGTATCTCAATTCCCCAACAACAGGCGCCTGTGCCAGATTCGAACCCTGATCTTGTCTCTGTTTTGTCGAATGCAGCCCAAGATCCCATGGTAAATAAGAGGGTATCGTCTGTGGCTGCAGACATCATATCAGGTCTTGCGACAAACGAGACTTTGCAACATTCTGGGGATGAGCAGGTGCAACTGGCACTAAAAAAGGTCGAGGCAATATTCACCAAGAAGAGCAGCTCGACAATGCTGGATTTTGCAAAAGACATAGTGGCCTCCGGCCTAGTTCCTCCCAAGATCCTCACCGTCTTGAATGGTTATCTGAACGCCAAAATTAACTCGGCTCATAACCTAAATCCTGACCTC
This genomic window contains:
- a CDS encoding uncharacterized protein (COG:S;~EggNog:ENOG410PTAC;~InterPro:IPR021331;~PFAM:PF11160), producing MPTRRVQDKTGEQINEGDYVYTRYRGGTHEGEVDKVVTDEAEAHEEEVANPPKVSKSPQTRLEASSTCG